tcgatgataattgataattggaTCATTCaatcttttcgttttttataAGAACTTCTATTTTCATATGTGGCCGATGATGCTTCGGGTCGTTTACTGGCTTTTTTTACTTCGGTTAAAAATTTATCCAAAccaaatggatcatcatcttcgggTTTCTCAAACTGTATTGGTCCATCACGTTTAGTAGAACGATCAGCACCGGAAAATTCTTTATCCGGAACGAAACGATTCCTTGCTAGCTGTtctaattcatcatcatatacttcattatcattctttTTCGATGGTCTATAAATATTCTGTTTCATTTCTTGTGCTGATCGCCATGGTTTATCATAAACACtataatcttcatcatcaccaaatcCAGTTCCCAGGCCTTTTGCCTGATTGAATAATCgttgatcaaattgaacTTCGTTGGCATTCATTCTTGGATTAGCCATGCCTAAGGCAACTTGTTCACTTATATCACGTTCACGTTGACGTTCTAATTTCGACCGTCGTTCCGGTGCAGCACGcattaaattcttttctcGTTGTCGCTCTTTTTGTCGTTCTTGTCGAATTTGATTTCTTTCTCTgacttcatcatcttcatcactaCTATTATCTGGAGCTGTTGATCGTATACCGGCACGTTCCTCTCGAGCTTTCTGTGCCAATTGCCTAAGActttcttctttcttttctttttctttctgtgcCATTTTACGTTCCATCTGGGAACGTGATTCAACTGCTTCTCTAGCTGTTCGATCAGCAATATACAATGCTTCGGAAAGTTTagcaaaattttcattaatatgAACCTGTTGAAGTCCACGACCATCCGCAGCTAAACGTTTATCCAATGGTATTGTATAACCACGTGcatttttccaattcgaTATACATGGTGGGATACGCCattcttgttgttctttGACAGTTAATTTCCTAGTTGGACTATGCATTACAGGTGGTGGAGGTGACGGTGGAGCTtgaggaatttttttgttaattttaaaCCGTGGCGGTTCAAGTGGATCACGTTGAACATCGACAATTCGAATGATCCGTTGTTCGGCTCCTGAATTATGACCTTCGCCCGGTTGTGATGGAGTATAACGAATGTATTGAGCTTCTTGAGCTTTTTCCGCATGTCGTACAGGTAATGCGGCTGATATTTTACTATTGATTAATTTCTCTAATGCTGCTTTGGTTGCTTCTGTTGTTTTATTCACCTCTTCTTCATCTGGTTTGGTTAGCTCTTCTGGATTCAAAACTTCACTTGGAAGTAAATCTTGTAATTTACTGtagattattttatttcgatCAGATGATTGTCTTAATATAGCATCATATTTAATATTTCCTTCAGCATCATATTGAACAGGCAATGCATTACTTTTCTTTGACGGTTTTCGGCCCATATCCAATGGATATTGTGCAACATGAATCTCTGGAtaagcaccaccaccaccataatcAGCATCACAACGAGgaatccaattttttcgttcaccATATTTCGGTATAGATGATGTTAATTGTTTCATATTAGAAGTTGATGCCATTTTTCATGtacaattaaaaatttatctattttttttgatcaataagttgaattcaacaatggaaatcaattaaaaaaaaaatttcgttgcTCACAcatgattttaaaattcgTTGTATATGAACAGCTTATAATGAAACATCTAAATCGcgatgtgatttttttttgagaaaatcaatgaatcaaatgagaTGATAATTGcattctttctttcaatctgatttaatttgtttttattatcattctttCGAGTTTTTTAAAACATCATTGTattctatcatcattcaatatcaACATGCAACTTACCGATTTGGATCAATGGATCGAGATTACGAAACAATGCAAATATTTGCCAGAAAATGATctaaaggttttttttctcattttatttctCCCATTggtttaatttttaattgttgttttcaatttattttagaAACTCTGTGAAATTGTCTCGGATATCCTGATGGAAGAATCCAATGTACAACCGGTTTCCTGTCCGGTCACTGTTTGTGGTGATATTCATGGACAATTTTATGATCtggaaaaattattcgaaaCTGGCGGCCATGTTCCTGAAActaattatatttttatgGGAGATTTTGTTGATCGTGGCCATTATAGTCTTGAAACTTTCACTCGATTATTAACATTGAAAGCCAAATATCCAGATCGTATTACATTAGTTCGTGGTAATCATGAAAGCCGTCAGATTACACAGATTTATGGATTCTACGATGAATGTTTACTCAAATATGGCAATTCAAATGCATGGAAATATTGCTGCAATGTATTTGATTTGCTAAATGTTGCTGCGGTAAGCTCATCTCACAAAagtttggtttcatttttcatttgataattgtttctcagataattgataatgaagTATTATGTGTCCATGGTGGTCTATCACCCGATATCAACATGATTGATCAGATTCGAACAATTGATCGAAATCAGGAGATTCCCTGTACTGGTCCATTCTGTGATCTTGTCTGGTCTGATCCGGAAGAAGTTGATACATTTGCTATCAGTCCAAGAGGTGCTGGTTGGTTATTCGGTCCAAAAGTTACACATGAG
This window of the Dermatophagoides farinae isolate YC_2012a chromosome 3, ASM2471394v1, whole genome shotgun sequence genome carries:
- the Bx42 gene encoding puff-specific protein Bx42 yields the protein MASTSNMKQLTSSIPKYGERKNWIPRCDADYGGGGAYPEIHVAQYPLDMGRKPSKKSNALPVQYDAEGNIKYDAILRQSSDRNKIIYSKLQDLLPSEVLNPEELTKPDEEEVNKTTEATKAALEKLINSKISAALPVRHAEKAQEAQYIRYTPSQPGEGHNSGAEQRIIRIVDVQRDPLEPPRFKINKKIPQAPPSPPPPVMHSPTRKLTVKEQQEWRIPPCISNWKNARGYTIPLDKRLAADGRGLQQVHINENFAKLSEALYIADRTAREAVESRSQMERKMAQKEKEKKEESLRQLAQKAREERAGIRSTAPDNSSDEDDEVRERNQIRQERQKERQREKNLMRAAPERRSKLERQRERDISEQVALGMANPRMNANEVQFDQRLFNQAKGLGTGFGDDEDYSVYDKPWRSAQEMKQNIYRPSKKNDNEVYDDELEQLARNRFVPDKEFSGADRSTKRDGPIQFEKPEDDDPFGLDKFLTEVKKASKRPEASSATYENRSSYKKRKD
- the PpV gene encoding protein phosphatase V, which translates into the protein MQLTDLDQWIEITKQCKYLPENDLKKLCEIVSDILMEESNVQPVSCPVTVCGDIHGQFYDLEKLFETGGHVPETNYIFMGDFVDRGHYSLETFTRLLTLKAKYPDRITLVRGNHESRQITQIYGFYDECLLKYGNSNAWKYCCNVFDLLNVAAIIDNEVLCVHGGLSPDINMIDQIRTIDRNQEIPCTGPFCDLVWSDPEEVDTFAISPRGAGWLFGPKVTHEFMHINNLNLICRAHQLVQEGFKFHFDNKLITVWSAPNYCYRCANVAAILEFQHSNQKEPKIFNAVPDSERKVPNRKCPYFL